The region AGAGAGGTCTTGTTCAGTGGGTTGTCCAGTGGGGGTCCAGATAGAACCATCGGTCCCTTTCTGCTGTCCCACACAGATGTCTGGTAAACCTGTTTGTCTGAATATTGGCAGACACATTTTACTAAAGGATTTCGGCTTTCATGATCTCCTGGTGGGACTCGTGAGGGCTTTGAAAAGCTTTAACACTTTCCCCTCAacttcagggaagtcccatattttCCTGCCTTTGGTGATGGAATCCTTGGGCTTGGATGATATTGTTAGGAAccacagagaaaccagagaagcCAGGACACCCCCTGAAGTTGTGTGTTTGGTCTTGTCCTTAATCCTTTCCCCACCAGCCTGGCTAAACAACTGTGTGGGCCACTATAACCATCGGtacttcttctctttctgctttttcatgacCCTGGGCTGTGTCTACTGCAGCTATGGAAGCTGGGACCTTTTCCGGGAGGCTTATGCTGCCATCGAGGTGAGCCCATAGTTAGGAAAAGAGCAGCTCAGTAGAGAGCACTTTGGGGTGTGGAATTTGTCCCTAAGAAGGGGCTGGTAGCACCCCCCTCTCCTAGAGGCTTGAGAGTGTAACCAGCACTGTTTTCCATCCCCTTAGAAAATGAAACAGCTCGACAAGAACAAACTACAGGCGGTTGCCAACCAGGTgggctctccccaccccactgcctCCTGCTGCTCAGGCCAGGGGTATAGAGGTGCTGAGGCAACTGGGGCCCACCTGTTAGTCGAGTTGTAGAGACTGGGCTCAGGCCAGTCGAGACTGGATCGGGGTGTTCTGGGGGCTGCTTGCCACAAGCAGACCAAGTGGCCTGGGGACCAGCTGGGAGTCCCTGGTATGTGAGTTTTTGGCTCTCTATCCCATTTCACCTTCTTTGGGCTGAGCAAGGGCTCTGCCTTGGTGATGGCCTGAGCAGTACAGAGTCCATGTTAGTCTGTGTAATGGGGTTCCAGGGGACAGAGGTCGGGCTGGGCCAGTCTGATGATCCTTTGCTCCTggtctgtctgcatctccatcaGGATCCCCAGGCCTTTTAGGACTCCTTGTTTTGAGCAGATTGTCGGCTTGAGATTTGCCTCTGCTGCCATTTTGGTCCTTAGTGGGGCTCCCTGTTCTCCCCCTCCAGTCATTCTATTCTGGGTGTGATCTGGTCCCCTCTCTAGGGGATTACAGCCGCACAGTTCTGACTGGGAAGTGGAGTGGCTTCCCCTGGAGCCCCGTTTGTGTTGTCACAGCTAAAGGCCCAGGGTTGGTCCCTCCTGTGCTTTACTATCCTGTCCAGACCCGCTCTGCCCAGTGTATGTCCACATGACGATGCCACTGGCTTGGTCCACCCATCTGGCTGCTGCCCTGACTCCTCTGTGGCTGAACCCCCTATCTTCTCCCCCTGGGCCTGGATCACTTCCCTGCCTGCAGGTGCTGGGTTCTGGTGGAGACCAGCAGAGTCAAGGAGCCAGACTGTGCTGTTTTTTTTCTAGACTTACCATCAGACCCCAccacccaccttctccttccGAGAAAGAGTGACTCACAAGAGTCTTGTCTACCTCTGGTTCCTGTGCAGGTATCTTAACTCTCATTTGTGACAGTTGAAGGGAGGGGCAGCTTCAGAAAGCCTTTTACAGTGCCCACACAGGCAGGAACCCCTCCCTGTATGAACTGTTGCTGTTCTTAGCCTCACTTAGGTTGGCCAAGAGTAGAGCTTAATTTTCTTCAGCATTTTGGGGGAGGGAACACGAAGGACTTGGCACTGAGGGTTTGGTATGTGCGAAGGGAAGTTCAACTCCTTTTAAGAGCAGATGCATTTTGTAGAGGAGGAAAACTGCAGATATGAGGGGGTGAGGTGATCTGTTGCGTGATACGCAAGTAGAGACGGTAGAGCTGGAGTCTGAGGTGCCGTTTTATTTTGATCCTTGGTGCTGTTAGTCCCCTTTTCTTGTCGCCCAAGCATGGGTATTTTAGGAAATGCATGACATTTTCATTAGTAATAGACTTATTTCCCCATTATCCTTGCCACATAATGTATTCTTGGCCCATATAGATGGTTTTTCATGGATGCTGTTTTTATCAGTAGATGCAGTGAAGTAAAAGTTCACTTAGGAGCCATCAGCTGGGAGAGAAGGCAGAGGTCCCTCACCAGTCACTGTTGCTCAGCGCAGTTTCAGACCTACTCATGGCCTCTAACCCTCTCCATGCTACCCCCCAATCTTtgcccttcttttctcagttctGTGGCACTTGCCCTGGGTGCCCTAACCATATGGCACGCTGTGCTCATCAGTCGAGGTGAGACTAGCATCGAAAGGCACATCAACAAGAAGGAGCGCCAGCGGCTGCAGGCCAAGGGCAGAGTGAGTGGGGCTGGTTTTGGGGTGCTGGGGCGAGTGGTAACCAAACCTGCTGTTCTGTAGAGTTGGTTTTTCTCCCATGGTCAGGGCCAACTAGGGCAGGCCTGAAGCCCGGAAGTTGCCTAGCTAATTTAGGCTCAAAATTGGTTTAAGGAAGAGAGTTCTTAGAAACGTTTTTCTTTGCTCTAGGTTTTTAGGAATCATTACAACTATGGTTGCTTGGACAACTGGAAGGTATTCCTGGGTGTGGACACAGGAAGGTAAAGTAAAACATCTAGATCAGCGCTGTCTGTTGCACTTGCTGTGTTGAGAAGAACATCCTACACCTGTGTTGCCTGACATTAGCCACTAGTCACATATGGCTTCTGAGTGCTCGAAACGTGCCTCATATGTTAGTGGattgaattttaatttcattttcaccaaTTTAATTAGGCACACGTGGCCAGTGGCTACTATATTGGTACAGTAGCAGATGACTACAGTAGAGTCCTGAAAGCTGTTCTCAGGAAGGGAGCTCTCATTTGTATGGCAGTGTTGGATTTCAAGCAGATAACTTGTGGGACTGAAGTTACTTGTGACAGAGATCTAAGACAATAAATGAAGCTAGCTCCCTCAGCCCAAGAGACAAAGGTAAATCGTTTTTTAGATTGCAGCTACCGAGGCAATACTAAGTAGGTGACCACTGAGTACCTGCCCTCCCTTTTCCTGTCCTCATTATTGCTGCCTGTCACTGTGCTCGCAGTGCCCATTAGAAGTTAGCTCAAAACCTCTAAAGGCCTTCAAGGCACCAGAGTGAAAAGTGTATTTCTTGGACTAAATTGGAACTTCTGTTACTTTTGTGATGAATGCCAAGGTAGCTTCAGACTGCCTTGAGCTATCTTTGCTGAGGCTTGAGGATCAGGGAGGAAGACTAGGAAGGCCTGGATCTCAGGAGTATTTGTCTTCTCTTACAGGCACTGGCTTACTCGGGTGTTGTTACCTTCCAGTCACTTGCCCCATGGGAACGGAATGAGCTGGGATCCCCCGCCCTGGGTGACTGCTCACTCAGCCTCTGTGATGGCAGTGTGAGCGTGTAAGCTGGAGTGTGTCAGCCACAACTTGAGCACCACCCTGCTTCCTGCGTTGCCTCAAGGGCCTCCAAGGATAGCTTCTTGGGATCCTTGAGCCAAAAGAGCCAGTGGGCCTGCCCCAGGGTACCATGCAGGGACAActcaaggactgatctcctggctgCTGCAGAAGCAAGGCACAATGTGGAGAAATCCTAGGACTCATGTCCCTTTACTCAGGCAAACATAAGTCCAGCCCCAGACTGGAGATCAGGCAGCTAGCAACCTTGCCAGGTTGACCCCGACCTCCTCCAGGTTACAGCACTGGGGTTGGCCGCCACCTCTTCCACTTGCCGTCTGAGGAAACAGCTGAATGGTAGAGATGAGATTCTGGCTTCTCAACAGGGCAAAGATATCAGGCCTACTGCTGAGGTCACTGCCACTTCTCATGTGCTGCTGAAGGGAGCAAAAATAAAGGTATTTGATTTTGTAAAGACTGTAGCTTTTCACTCTTTACCTTTCCGGTGGGACAGGGAAGGGGAAATCAGGGTCAGGGCCTAGTGCGCAGATGTTCTGGTCCCACCACCCGTGCCCCACTTGGAGGGGCTGGATGTCCTGAACAATTCCTATCGTTTCTGTTCTAGGTCAAGCAGTGATGCTTCTGAGGCATAAGTGCAAGAGGGAAATAACTGACAGCCCCGTTACCAAAAAATTCTTTATTCTCCAGCAGGTACACACCACCCTCCCTGGTCCTCAGGGCCACACACATCTGCATTCACCCTCAGCAGCATAGCTCCTTTTTTCTGACATATAAATGGAAGAGCCCCAAGACGAGGGATCATTCTTCAAACACAAGTAGTCTCACACGCAGTTACTTCCCAAATCCATTAGAAATCAGGATTCCTGTATTTCTTGTACAGCCATGCGGCAGAAGCCCGGCATTGTGTTGTGTCTGTGGGAAAGGCAGGCAGGGGCCAGCGGTCTCCCTGCCTGAGCAAGGCGGCTCGATGGTTAGTAACTTCAGGTTAGAATGTCAGTCAGTGTAGGCCAGGGATGGGGGGCTCAGCTGCCAGGGCTCCCCAGCAGAAACCTGTAGGCAAAAAGCATGTTGACAGCATTGGTGGTGAGGCTCACTTCAGTCCCGTCTCTCCCTGTGACCTAGAAACTCACCATTCTCCCCTGGCTGACACTGCTTCCTTACGCACCAGCCTCTTCTTGTCATCCAGGGGTTTGGCTAAGGCCCGGATCACCTGTGGTTTGTATGGCAGCAGCTGTGGAGTTAGAGGATCTCATCTTAGCTTGTTCAACCAAGGTAACCAAAAAAGCTGCTCTGACTCTACATCTAATACTCTTCCTATTCTTCACTGACTCCAGACAGTGCTGTGTGGCAGGCTGGCCGTTCTGTTTTCAAGGACTCAGGAAACCCTTGCCTATCTGTACTATATAGTGCATACCTCAGTAGCACAGCCGGATGGCCAGTCCTGCATGCTTAAGGCAGAAAGGTGGCCCTGGCTCttctaggaagtttccaggccagAGAGGGACACCTGCGGTACTCACCACGGGGGTGGGCAGGCGAGTGAGAGCGTGCATACACTGCAGTGCAGCGATCCGGACCGCCTAGAACACAACCATAAGGAGGTGAGGGGAAACCCACGAAGGGGAGGCGTACAGGCCAAAGAGTTGTCAGGGCTCAACGCACCATGGAAGGGCTGGCACTGAGGTTCAGGAACTTGGTGATGAGGGTGTCAACGTGAAGACTCATGACCTGGGGTGCTTCCAGTAGAAGAGGCTGAAGGCAGCTGAGGGTTGAGAGCTGCACCACAGAGTCGGGGCAGGACAGGGCCTCCAGCAGCAGGGAGAGCAGCTAAGGGGTCACAGGAAGCGGGGGGTGACCACATGTTTGATAAGCCTGCTTCTCCTCCCCTTTCCAGCCCCAGCATGGGGGGGACAATGGCTTCATCCCTGCTTAGAGGCTGTGATGGCAAGGCTTACCGTGGGCAGCTCTGGCAGGAGCACAGGCTTTGGCAGCCTGTTAAGTACATGAGACAGACCCTTCAGGTAGTTTGGCTTCACATCTGCAAAAAATGGAAAAGCTAAGGGGGAAACTGGGCTCTGACAGAGCGTGGGAATTCAATTCCAATCTCTGGTGAAGCTGGGACATCA is a window of Bos taurus isolate L1 Dominette 01449 registration number 42190680 breed Hereford chromosome 26, ARS-UCD2.0, whole genome shotgun sequence DNA encoding:
- the ZDHHC16 gene encoding palmitoyltransferase ZDHHC16 isoform X3; translated protein: MRGQWSLLLGPARLCLRLLLLLGYRRRCPPLLRGLVQRWRYGKVCLRSLLYNSFGGSDTAVDAAFEPIYWLVDNVIRWCGVVFVVLVIVLTSSIVAIAYLCVLPLILQTYSVPRLCWHFFYSHWNLILIVFHYYQAITTPPGYPPQGRNDMTTVSICKKCINPKPARTHHCSICNRCVLKMDHHCPWLNNCVGHYNHRYFFSFCFFMTLGCVYCSYGSWDLFREAYAAIEKMKQLDKNKLQAVANQTYHQTPPPTFSFRERVTHKSLVYLWFLCSSVALALGALTIWHAVLISRGETSIERHINKKERQRLQAKGRVFRNHYNYGCLDNWKVFLGVDTGRHWLTRVLLPSSHLPHGNGMSWDPPPWVTAHSASVMAV